From a single Glycine soja cultivar W05 chromosome 19, ASM419377v2, whole genome shotgun sequence genomic region:
- the LOC114400820 gene encoding glycerophosphodiester phosphodiesterase GDPD1, chloroplastic-like yields the protein MALKAVHVTDVPSLDLVPENASLALCSSRFPNGLEMCRSGLEIPKFVVIGHRGNGMNVLQSSDRRMRAIKENTIMSFNAAATFPLDFIEFDVQVTRDDCPVIFHDDLILTEENGTVFGKRITELSLSEFLSYGPQREDEKEGNVLLRKKDGKIMQWDVEQDDPLCTLQEAFVKVEPTLGFNIELKFDDHIVYEQDYLVHVLQTILKVVFDYAKDRPIIFSTFQPDAAMLIRKLQTNYPVFFLTNGGCEIYEDVRRNSLEEAMKLCLENGLEGIVSEIKGIFRNPGAVTQIKESKLSLLSYGKLNNVPEAVYMQHLMGINGVIVDLVQEITEAVADMIKPTKGGEGEGLAEGCGKVQGNSKPQFSQQELSFLFKLIPQLLQI from the exons ATGGCTCTCAAGGCCGTCCATGTCACCGACGTCCCTTCCCTCGACCTCGTCCCGGAGAATGCCTCTCTCGCCCTCTGCTCCTCCCGCTTCCCCAACg GGTTGGAGATGTGTCGGAGTGGGTTAGAGATCCCAAAGTTCGTCGTGATCGGACACAGAGGTAACGGCATGAACGTTCTGCAGTCTTCCGATCGAAGAATGAGAGCCATCAAGGAAAATACAATCATGTCCTTCAACGCCGCCGCCACTTTCCCTCTCGATTTCATCGAATTTGACGTTCAG GTGACGAGAGATGACTGCCCAGTCATTTTCCACGACGACTTGATCCTCACAGAAGAGAAT GGTACTGTGTTTGGGAAGAGAATAACGGAGCTGAGTCTGTCTGAGTTTCTTTCTTATGGGCCTCAGAGAGAAGATGAAAAGGAGGGAAATGTTTTGCTTAGAAAAAAAGATGGGAAGATAATGCAATGGGACGTTGAACAAGATGATCCGCTATGCACTCTTCAAGAGGCTTTTGTCAAGGTGGAACCCACTTTGGGTTTTAACATTGAGTTGAAATTCGATGACCACATTGTTTATGAGCAAGATTATCTCGTCCATGTTCTTCAGACCATCTTAAAG GTTGTGTTTGATTATGCCAAGGACAGGCCTATTATCTTCTCAACATTCCAGCCAGATGCAGCAATGCTAATCCGGAAATTGCAAACCAACTACCCT GTGTTCTTTTTGACAAATGGAGGATGTGAAATCTACGAAGATGTGAGGAGGAACTCATTGGAGGAGGCCATGAAGCTCTGTTTGGAGAATGGATTGGAAGGAATTGTCTCTGAGATTAAAGGAATATTCAGAAATCCTGGAGCAGTAACCCAGATCAAGGAGTCCAAGCTTTCTCTCCTTTCTTATGGAAAATTAAA CAATGTTCCAGAGGCAGTTTACATGCAACATCTAATGGGAATCAATGGGGTAATTGTGGATTTGGTCCAAGAAATAACCGAGGCAGTTGCGGATATGATAAAGCCAACAAAGGGTGGTGAAGGAGAGGGTTTGGCTGAGGGTTGTGGGAAGGTGCAGGGAAACTCAAAGCCTCAATTTTCACAGCAGGAgttgtcttttcttttcaaGCTCATTCCACAGTTACTACAAATTTGA